The genomic segment TATCCCAGTCAAAGTTCAACTATTCAAACATCTTTGGGATGTATTACGTCCACAGCAGGTTGTATAACTGTTAAATCACTGCATTGCTCCAAAGCATAGCAGTTcagcttcaacctgagcaactTGTGAAATATCACTGCCCGATTATCTCCTTGTGCTGTGTGGTCTCAACATCTCCAATGCATGGTCTGTATATATGGAGATTTTAAAACTGATTGACATTGCAATTGATCTCCATTGAAAAGTTTACTTATCTATATCCCCTTGAAGAGAAATTGTGAATACCAGGAACCCTTGTTGCATCAGAGCAACGTGAACGTGGTGTGTTTATGTCAGTGCAGAGTTTAGATCATCACAGTGTTCCATGTATTGCTGCTGTCAGCTATCTGATTGTGAAGTTTGCCATattgtgtgcagtgtgtgtgtgctgtcttCACTGCAATGATGGGTATCTTCCTACTAGCTCAGGGCTGTGTCACTGAACATAAGGGTCTGCTTCTCATAATGTTTTCCAGCTGAATGAGCTCTGTAGTGCTAAGAAATCACTAGCAGGTCACCCGTGCTGTCCTTGTTACTGCACAAAGGGGACAAATGTGCATCCTTCTTGCTGTAAAAAGGCACACACTACATAATACAGATTTCATTGGCTGCTTCTCCTGAAACATGCTGATGAAGGCTTAGCTGCCACCGGTGACATATTTTCTTGTCAGGAGTTCTTGGGTATCATTGCACAAAAACATGAGCAGATACAGGGAGTACTTACTGAGATTTAAGGGACGTTGGTTGTCTTTGGTGATGTTGCTGTTGCCAGCCTTTCCTGTGATTGAAAATTGTGTGTCAGAAGGATATCTGCTTTAGAGATCACCCCACTTATCAGTCTGCAGGGAGGGAGCAGAGTTGGAGGGGGAATTGGTGGAAAATATAGACTACAATCCAAAATCTGCCTCCTTGTGGTTCATGTCACAGGCATAAACAAACATGAATGAAGGCAGTATTCCTGCACAGCCTGGTTACTTGTTGTTTCATGCGAATCTATTGTAACTTCAGCCCATCAGCTGACACTTAAAATGGCAAAAGCTGAGTTGCAGAACATCATGTGTGTTGTTTTGCTGGGTAATCTGGTCTCATTTCATTGTTTCTTCTCTTCTTAATCCCACCCCCTCCCCAACCATCCcatcctacacacacacacacacacacacacacacacacacacacacacacacacacacacacacacacacaccaatatCTCCCTCTAATCCTGTCTGGTCACCACATATCTGACTGGCTATGTCAGTCAATTCTGTGGCTATTGTTGGAATAAATTATTGCAATGTGCGCAAGATAGAGCctacttaattttttttcttttctttttttttttgttagatgGTCTCATTACAGTTCTTATTGGTTACAAGTCCGTGTGTCATAGACTGTTCTGTTAGGGAATGGGACGTGGCTGTTGCTATGCTGACACTAGGAAAATCTGCACTGCCGATGTAACTAAAGAAATCCGATCTTCATTTCCAAGAGCTGCAGTGTTTTGCACTCCTCGTTCATGTTTATTTCATCTCACACACTccactctttttatttttgatttttttcttcatgtggCATGGCTGGCAGTGTTTTGACTTGTGGTTTTCATGTTAAAAATACATTGTTGTGGTGGGGATGTGAGCCCGGGGAGGGGGggcaaaatatatatatgacacAAGAAAAATAATGATGCTGATCAAAGACCCCCTCTTTTCAATTGGCCACTTCTGttaaatagagcacatttaatCACGCGCACTGCTGTAAATCATGGAATAATAGATCCTAGTGATCCATGTGTGAAATGTAGCCATAAGTGCAGCTCCTCTTTGAAGTAGAAACATGCAAGCAATTGAGGTGCTAAATTTGGAAGACGCCTCCAGGGACGTTtttgatgtgtttgttttctctcgTACTCTGAGCTATACCAGGCGTGAATAATGTGTTTATGTGCAGCATGTCTCGATCAGGTTTGTGGATGTGTTATGTGCTGTTTTTGCGTATATACatgcaggtgtttttttttttttttttttcctttttggtttcGTCTGCGTCTGGAAATCTTGACCCAGAGATGGGGGGGGGGACAAAGAAGGGTCCAGGCAGTAGTTTAGACGTCAGCTGTAGCACCAACCGCAGCTGGATTTAAtagcctgttttttgtttttttgttttttttctttttatgtaacATGATTGTAAGTGTGCTCTAAAAGGGCCGCTCGACTGCAGAGCTTCATTATTAGAATGGAGATAATCAGTCATCAGAATGATGACAAACATGTACAGCAGTTTGTTATTAACAATGCAAACCAAAGGTAGTGAAAGCTAATGATGCGAGTACTTTGCCGCTGACATCCTAATTGTTATATTAATTAACTTTCCGTATCTGCCCGCTGCGCTGCATCCCGCTGCGTGCTTAACATGTACTTGGTGAATATTTTGAACATTCACTCTTTGCCAACACATGACTCTATCTGACCTTTAAGTGCATACTTGTTGGCTTATCGTTACTGATGCAACGCACTTTGTCCTCCtctctgttttgtctttcttttttcctttttctttttttgttcttagcCCCGGCCTCCCAACCGGCCGAAACCTAAGATGGCAGCATCTCCCGCATCAGCGGTCAAGCTGTCGGCCAGCCGGGGTACATCTGGAGCCAGGAGGagacggacacgctgtcggaaaTGCGAGGCGTGTCTGCGGACGGAGTGCGGAGAGTGTCACTTCTGCAAAGACATGAAGAAGTTCGGCGGGCCAGGACGCATGAAGCAGTCCTGTATCATGAGGCAGTGCATTGCTGTAAGTatgatgtgtgtgagtgaatttTTGTGTGGTGTAGTCATCAGTGTGGTGGTTAGCAGTGTTGGGTCGCAGCAAGAAGGTCCTCAGTTTGACTCCACCATCTGGCCGGGGCCtttctgtttgcatgttttctccgggtactctggcttcctcctatagtacaaagacatgcagttagtggggttaggttaaatggtgattctaaattgctcataggtgtgaatgtgactgTGAATGGTTGCCTCTCTTACTGTTTTAGCCCTGTGTTGgattggtgacctgtccaggctgTACCTTGCcgtatggtagctgggataggctccaaccccctgtgaccctgataaggataaacagaagaggatggatggatgtactCATAAGTGTACCTGATTTAGGCTTCTGCAGGAAATTTACTTATGACCTATCTTAGCCATATGCCATGACCTGACATGTAGTTAAATTTCTCGGGAGATAGACGTCAGGTTACGTGGAAGGTTATGCCGCAGAGTTAAAAGAGGGTAGATTTCCTGCTGAAGTATAATTCGGGCATTAATTTTGACAGCAATTTTGATGTAGTTGTAGTCTATTGATTAAAAGGTCATTTAGTTTTAGTCATAATTTAGGCATCTAAATTCTTATAGTTTTATTAGACTAAATATCATTATAGTAGGCTAAATCTGAAGCTGATTCAGTTGATTAAAATATCAAGTGTAAATATTGGGCTGTGAGGGTTCACTCAGCGCGGTTTACAAAGCATCTCATTTTCTTTgagatcaaatgtgaagcaCTTCCACATATCTTCTCTTTTCTTGTTCCGAAGCGTTGACATGTTGTCGTGTTTTCATGAGAAACAGGAAGCATGGGTGCTAGCTGAATCCTCCCTTACACAATTACAAGGAGATTATTTCTGATTGGATCACTTCCGACTTGTCCCGCCTTTCATCACAGCTTATTATTTCTGATTGGATCTCATCTGTCCAGAATACTTTCatcttgttttcatttgttgttgtttttattccgTTATTATCTTAATTtcatcaggaaaaaaagaatcttTGAGGAAAAGTATTGGTTAACGAAATTAACATTGGTTCTTGTTCTCATTGCAGAACGCACAAACAAATTGTGGTATGCTTGTTGGCTACAGGGGAACAAGCAGCATAAATAGCACAcattaatgaaaataaaataaaataaaattgggAGAGCTGATTCCTTTCCATCACAAACGTTCACCAAACTCATACCAGTAGAGCAGCTGTATTCACTGCTTCAAATATAGGAATCCAACAAGCAGCTCTTTCCAATTGAAAGTAATTCTCATCAGATATAGTCACTGATGCTGCTCGAAGCTCGACAACAAGTGATAATGATTGGCCTCCTGGGAGCCACATGCCTCCAGCACCTTGAAGAGCCTGAGCAGGCGTCTGCACAGCTGTGGTGACATATCTACTAGGACTCTCCACGAGGCTGAGTTTCATATACTTATATTCAAAATTGTTAGTTTCACATTTCCATTTCTGTTTTATATAAATGGTGCTCATTGTTTTAACTTCCTGAAGTCCCTGATTGGTAGCAAATTCAAAGCCTTTGGTGAAATAAGAAGGTACACCCAGTGGGTGATTCACTTAGCCTTGGATAAATACTGAAAATGGATGGAAACGCCTACATAAGCTATCTAAAACTTACTGTATCTTCTTTGTTTGATGATGAAGTTATTTAAATGTAAGTCTCTTGCATATTGGTGTCACTATCAGTGAAGAAGTCAAAGCTTCTCGACAAGAAACAATTCAAGTATTTAACCTCTGATCAAACGACAGCTTGGTTTCTCTACAGATTAAACAAACAACTTCTAATGCCTCAGTGAGCTTTAAAGTACTTACAGAGCTAGGATAGCTGTTTGTTGTATCTATTGTTAGCTAAACTAAAAGTCTCAGAGTACCACTTTATTGTCCTTGAGTGCATCTGTAGTGACATAGACCAGTGTTATCCTTTCACCCAGCAGCTGGTTCTGCTTAGCTTTATGTCCCTCGACTGTGGACCCAAGGCATCTGCACATTAGGTTAAAGCAGAGGTGGTTCCTTTAGTCAACTTCCTTGATGCTGTTTCATATTCCTGCACCAATTGAAGGGTGTTCATCCCTCCCTAGGCAATATTTTCTGTGtagattctcagtcatccagggcATGGTAGTCTTAAGCATTGAAGGAAACTGCACTTCCTTTTAGGTTTGTAAAGGTGTTTCACGAAGCCTCTCAAGTGAAGTGAGTTCTCAGAACTGATGGAAGAGTCTCAGATATTGGTACCACATTCAAGACAATTCTTGAGATCCTTTTCCAGGTGCTTCAGCTGTCATTCACACATTTATGTGACCTTAAACATAAAGATCCCAGGATTAGATACCACTTGACAAAGAGGTGAAACATCCTCATGAATCTATAGAAAGAAGTCCAGTTGTCTCTGACTCAAATGCTAGACCGAATGGCTCATGACCTCGATGACTGAGAAACTGAGAACATTAATAAGCTTTGCTTTCTTATAATTTGTTATATTTGGTTCTGGAGTAGTTgcctgaatgtttttttttattagttgcTGTTTGTTGTAGCTGTGTAATAAAAAGAATGCAAGTAGCAGTATCAGATATTACCTGTTACAATAGCATTTATATAGACGCACAGAGAAAGTGATAATGGCCTGGTCTGAATGTTTCAGTACCAAGGACAGAGACTTGTAGAGAGGCTGAGTTTGATTATTTCTGCCTTTCATATGATGAGAAGGactgttttaatgtttaatcaTGCTAGTTAAAAGATAGCGAGAGAACACTCGGGTCTTGGGCTTTTTAGCCACCGTGTCTCGTGTTTAaataatgcaaaacatgcttagctCACCCTTCATATTAACTTACTCTAACACAGATAGAGAGCAGTCATCAGAGCCAGCGATTACACACAGTTCATCAAGAGCGACTCTGTTGCTTTAGCCCATTTATTAGTTGGCTAATGTTGTTGTAAATCTGTTTGGAAGCTCATGGTAAATGATGAACTAGCTGTTAGGGCTATAACACTCTGGATTCATATGgaatataaatgaatgaataaatcaggtcatttttttaaagctatggTGGCAAACTTGAGCTGTCAGGCTTTTAGATCACAATTAAGGGTAGCTTATACAACTCTATAAACCAGCTACTGTCTTAACAATTAGTGAAATCAATCTTCCGGTCGCATcaatattacattattattactttGAGGTTGCTGTGGCTCAGAGGAGATAGAGCAAGCTGGCAGCTGAAGCAAATGGCTTGATGTTTTGCGTTTGGTCCATGTGTTCTTCGGAAACTGAACTCCAGATTGCCTCCAGtgaatgatttgtgtgtgtctatgaTGGACAAAGTATTGTATGTATAGAATAAAATGATctatgtctgtgcgtgtgtgtaaatgGGTGACTGTTGCttgtagtgtaaagtgctttgagtggtcGATAAGATGAGAAAAGAGCTATATAAATGCCAGTCCatttacatttttccatcactcAGATTGGATTTAAAATTTTCTGGGTCCTTAGTTGAGTCATATGAGGAGTAGGCTGTTGAAAGCCATGGCAGCAAATAGTTCCAGCTCTGCTTTGTTTCACCCTTCTGAAAGTGTGGGTTAAATTTTGTTGTGACAAAGAATTGTTTAAAAAGACGAGTGAGCTGATGCAGAGCCTTTATCTTCTgcactgttttttctttgtttttttttctccctcctccagCCCGTCCTACCCCACACAGCAGTGTGTCTCGTCTGTGGCGAGGCAGGCAAGGAGGACACCGTGGAGGATGAGGAAGAGAAGTTTAACCTTATGTTAATGGAGTGTTCCATCTGTAACGAGATCGTTCACCCTAACTGTCTCAAGGTGAAGGCCTGAGTGTCACTCAGCTGCTGAATAATTGCTCGTTTCGTGTCAAACACTGTTTAATAGCCAGCGTGTTTCTTGTTATTCAGATTAAAGATTCAAATGGAGTAGTCAATGATGAGCTGCCAAACTGCTGGGAGTGCCCAAAATGTAACCATGCTGGGAAAACTGGAAAAGTAAGCATCAGTATGGACTTTATTCTGAGTGTGTTTGAGTGATGCATTTGTTAAACAGCCGAGTTTTAGTTAAGAATCTAAGAACCAGAAAAATAAAGTTGTGCTCTCTTTTTTCCTAACCTTTTGGCCTCAAAGCAAAAAAGGGGCCCAGGGTTTAAGTATGCATCCAACCTTCCTGGCTCGCTGCTCAAAGAACCGAGGTTAAACCGAGATTCAAAGGAAGAGCCAGACCTACCCATGGTGGCTCCGACACCTATTCCTGCCTTGACTACCACATCTGCTGTGAAGAGGAAGGTGGAACGGGATGTAATCGCAAAGAAAAATGACGAGGAGCCTCCTAAAAAACGCCCCCCCTTGCTTTCTCTAGAGGGTATTCCCCGGCCGAGATTGGAGGACAATCCTCTTAGGAAAAAGAGGAAACTTTTTGACACAAATGATGAGCCTAGCTTTGTTAAAAAGAAGGTAAGACCCatgtctctttgttttttatttaggctttttaaaaatatatttaaaatattttttttaatgttgtgtttatCAGAAATGTTACAAACGGTGAagatgcagaaaaacaaaaatggaagaATATAAGTATTCTTGAAccacccttcatttctttatactttgcTTCTAAGAAGtcagactgttttgtttttttaaagtggtcttgagcaatagttcacCTGGctttgttacagtttttctttggacattggctgctttttcactcattttcagagcaGTCTTTGTATCTGACCATTTTCAAATCAGTGTTTCTTCAATGCCAGGTAAGCTGCTTAACAGTGATCTATGAATcattaaggtaaaaaaaaaaggcacctaCCAATGCTGTGTCTATACGCAATAGACAATCCAGACGAAaaccattttaaattgtatatttTGGTACTTTGTTACTAGTGGGCTGTTGCTAAAACAtgtaatttgttcccatttattttggtgaatctatgaaaaatgcctaaaaaacacagtttgataAAAATAAAGTAGTAATTATGTCATTACCCAGAAGGTGATTTCCAAAGAGCGACTAGCTGAAAACCATATGCATTATGCATTCACAGCATAATGCATACTGTGCAATATGTCCTTAAAACATTTGAGGAAGCTTGACAAAAAGAAGGCGTGACATGCCTAAAacaaaactatctacagcagatgaacagtatctaaaAGTCATGTCCTCAAGAAATTGGAAAACATTTAGCAAAGATTTGACACATTACATAGCATCTGAGGtatcagttgatccatctactttTCACTGACGCCTCAGAAAGGGTCTTAGTTGAAGgttggctgtcaagaagccattcttataGAAGGGAAACAGACTGAGGTGTGACAAACTACACAAGTTctagactgaaaatcagtgacaacGGGTCTTATGCAGTGATTAATCTAAATTAGAAGCCTTTAGTTCAAATTGTTATCAATATATTTCAAGATTCAAGAACTTTATTGTCAATACAGGAGTATACACAGTATACAGCGTACCGAAATTCTGTTTCACCCCAAGCCCCCATGGTGCATTTATAAGTATACAAAAGATATATCTCCAAGAGATATAAAACtagaaattacaaataaataacgtGCTAAATTTCGGTAAAATTAAGGGATACAAAGGTACTAATTACTAACTATACAATACTATAATGATAACTATACAACTACACTATACAACTATACACAtttggaggaggtgaggagagatacaacagtgagtgtctacagcagTCTGTAAagcatggtggaggctctgtcatgatttaagactgcatttcagccagtggtgttggaatTATGAACGCAGAAATTTacagtcagattttgatccagcATGCAATGCCATGTAGAAAgcatgcagtaaaagcatacctggatggAAAACACAGAGTGTAACtctatcagtcatggatgggCCTCctcagagcccagacctcaacattaatgaaggagtgtgggatcatcttgacagaacaGAACGAAGgccagccaacatccaaaaaagagctttgaatgtccttcaagaagcctggagaactgttcctgaagacctgaagaaatgacaagaaagctgcctgaGAGAGTTCAGACTATGTTTGAGattaaaggtggtcataccacatattgactttcaaacatgtatgtttgtgcaagtttcagcaacatttttccagtgaAAGTTAAAGAAATGAGgcatggctcaagactttttcaGAAtgcgatattttttttttcaactttggTTTAAGATGTTGCATAAAATGCAGACAGGCACTAAAGTTTTCAAATATTTGTCTGCAgatgtttaattaaaaacttgaatatatttaaaatatgtcaAAGAAGCAAGAACTTAATTGAAAGTCCTGATCTCCATGTGGAAAAGCTGATAATTCTGTCTGCTTTCAAAACATAATTATGctccctcttttctttcttagaAGAAGCTTTCAAAACCGGATGATTCATTTACTTCGAAGCTGCTTCAGCATATTAAGAGAGAGAATGATCACGGTGATGAAGAAGACGACCAGGAGGATCACGAAGAAGATGGGCTGTCCTTGGAGAGGATGCATTTAAGGGAGAAAAATGAGTATGACGATGAGGACCAAGACGGGGACGCTGAGGAAGAGGTGACGGTGAAAAAAGAGAGGGACAATAATGCAGAGGACAAAGCTAAGGTCCTTCTAAGCCCGCTGCTGAGAACGTCCGCAGCCCGAGAAagtgaccagacatcctccaacTCTCCCAGAGCGGGACCAAGCGGTGAGTCGGGAGAAGCCCAAGAGAGAAGCTCCGCTCAGCTTAAAGCACGACATCAGCGTAAGCGGCTCCCAAACAAGGAGGCGAGCAAAGAGTTCAGCCAGGAGACTCCGAAGATAGAAGACTGTCTGAGCAGCCAGAAGCTGGGCTCAgtgaagaaggaggaggacagCCCAGCCAACCTCAATCGTCGACCACTTAAGACCGAAGACTCCCTGACCAATCAGAACCGAAAACCACTAAAAACTGAGGACCCACCTGCTAATCCGAGCCGTAAAGCCCTTAAAATGGAAGAAGGCGTAAACAATCAAAACAGACTGCCGCTGAAAACAGAAGACAGCTTGACCAATCAGAATCAAAGGCCAGTGAAATCTGAGCCCGAGAGTGAAGTGGACGAACAGAAGCCCAGGTGGCCTCTTAATAATGGCAGCAGCGACCTGGGCGACTGGCTGCGACACCGGGGGCGGGAGATGAACGGGACACCGCGTGGCTACTCGCCGCTCGGTTGGAACAGAAACGCACCGATCGCACCAATATGCCCTCGACCGCTTCCCTGCCGGTCGCCACCGAAGTGTATCCAAATGGAGCGCCACGTGATCCGGCCCCCTCCCATCAGCCCCCCGCCCGACAGACTGCCCCTGAATGACGGCGAAGCGCATGTGATGCAGCGAGAGACCTGGATGATGGTGTTCGGTCACCTCAGTCACAGAGATCTCTGCGTCTGCATGCGTGTCTGCCGGACCTGGAACAGATGGTGAGTAGAAGGATGATGGAGTTGAAAAACGTGCCTTCTGCACTTCATCACACAGCAGTCCAGCGAAAACGTCCGCTGTCTCTCTCATCAGGTGCTGTGACAAAAGGCTCTGGAAGCACATCAATCTGAACCGCTGCAAATCCATCACTCCCCTGATGCTGAGCGGGATCATCCGCAGACAGCCGGTAGCCCTGGACCTCAGTTGGACCAACATTTCCAAGAAGCAGCTCAGCTGGCTCATCAACAGActtccaggtaagtaaatccacCCAGCAATACacaggtgtgtttgtgtctgtatgaaACAGCCTTAGTGACATGTACAGGTAATGATGAAGGATTTTATGTGGCAGTTTTGTGtatttatctgtttattaacACCGGAAACATGACACAATTTAGGGAGTCGGTCTGACGGGCTTTAgaaagagacatttttaaaactagtTAGTCTCACTACATAATGAGTGAGACTAACTCATTATGTAGTGTCAGTCCATTGAGTCAGTCCATTTTGAGGACTGACTCAAAATGGATTGGGATAATTTGTAGTTGTCCTTATTTTCCAAGCTTACGTCTTCACTCTTAGCTTAGTCGTGAAAAGAAAGAGACTCACTGCAACAGTTTTACCACCCTTTGGCCATAATTGTGGCAAATAAACCAGATATACGGCAATAttatgtaatttatttatttattttttggtcagcacaTTTGTCTCACTTAAGACTGCAAAACCAAATGTAGTGAGCTCATCATGTTACAGAGCCCCCTAATGGTCACAtgtgggaaaaaaatattttcaaactACTTTTGGGAGTCATTCAGAatcatttttccttttctcttgaGCCTTATGCTGTCCTGTGAGAGGATATTTGCAGTTTATTGAAAGGATGTTTCAACAGGCAGAGTGGCCGCAGTGTGGAGCTAATGCCTGTTagctctgctgcagctgctctgCCTGGTTGTGGAGGTAAATGTGGTTATGGTTTGGAGTTTGTGGCTGATTCTGTGGTGATAAAATTATTTAGATCTGTGGTCCTTATGTAGCTCACGTGTTAGCATGTGTTAGCATTCCAAGAGTTCAGA from the Oreochromis niloticus isolate F11D_XX linkage group LG7, O_niloticus_UMD_NMBU, whole genome shotgun sequence genome contains:
- the kdm2bb gene encoding lysine (K)-specific demethylase 2Bb isoform X4, with protein sequence MWPPGLKQSQTEATNIISEMKYPKVQRYCLMSVKGCYTDFHVDFGGTSVWYHVFKGQKVFWLVPPTPYNLALYEDWVLSGKQSDVFLGDRADGCQRVELQQGYTFFIPSGWIHAVYTPVDTLVFGGNILHSFNIPMQLTIYEIENRTKVHSKFRFPFYYEICWYVLERYLHCLTKRSYLSQEIRKESMDFETKSKTESPSSDSRSQDMNEDSCGTHVRDEQGEKLERVPQDGPCTPDNGKAQHLKAVLSIDSEDSCNPSSASLDFPKTPSDSPNSEPQNKWIHLTEFELNGLRTLIEKLESLPENRKCIPMGIENPQALLDDLKVVLKEHTNDDPKLAITGYPVVYWPKKTIKPRPPNRPKPKMAASPASAVKLSASRGTSGARRRRTRCRKCEACLRTECGECHFCKDMKKFGGPGRMKQSCIMRQCIAPVLPHTAVCLVCGEAGKEDTVEDEEEKFNLMLMECSICNEIVHPNCLKIKDSNGVVNDELPNCWECPKCNHAGKTGKASKQKRGPGFKYASNLPGSLLKEPRLNRDSKEEPDLPMVAPTPIPALTTTSAVKRKVERDVIAKKNDEEPPKKRPPLLSLEGIPRPRLEDNPLRKKRKLFDTNDEPSFVKKKKKLSKPDDSFTSKLLQHIKRENDHGDEEDDQEDHEEDGLSLERMHLREKNEYDDEDQDGDAEEEVTVKKERDNNAEDKAKVLLSPLLRTSAARESDQTSSNSPRAGPSGESGEAQERSSAQLKARHQRKRLPNKEASKEFSQETPKIEDCLSSQKLGSVKKEEDSPANLNRRPLKTEDSLTNQNRKPLKTEDPPANPSRKALKMEEGVNNQNRLPLKTEDSLTNQNQRPVKSEPESEVDEQKPRWPLNNGSSDLGDWLRHRGREMNGTPRGYSPLGWNRNAPIAPICPRPLPCRSPPKCIQMERHVIRPPPISPPPDRLPLNDGEAHVMQRETWMMVFGHLSHRDLCVCMRVCRTWNRWCCDKRLWKHINLNRCKSITPLMLSGIIRRQPVALDLSWTNISKKQLSWLINRLPGLRVLLLSGCSWVAVSALCTSSCPLLRTLDVQWVEGLKDAQMRDLLSPPTDNRPGQLDNRSKLRNVEDLRLAGLDITDTSLRLIIRYMPLLSKLDLSYCNHVTDQSVNILTAAGTTTRDSLTDINLSVCNRVTDQSLTYFKRCGSICHIDLRYCKQVTKEGCDQFIAEMSVSVQFELIEDKLLQKIS